The following are encoded together in the Helicobacter pylori genome:
- a CDS encoding outer membrane beta-barrel protein, giving the protein MKKTILLSLMVSSLLAEDDGVFMSVGYQIGEAAQMVKNTGEIQKVSNAYENLNNLLTRYNELKQTASNTDSSTAQAINNLKESANRLKTTPNSANQAVSSALSSAVAMWQVIVSNLANNSLPTSEYEKLKATSQLLQNTLENKNTANNNTTIDNDASKLLDDAKTIISTLQSQCPKIDGGNGKPWGINASGNACNIFGNTFNAITNMIDSAKKAAEQFRRTDPSQGTNQPNTFTDADFNKNLNEVSSVINDTISYLKGENLATIYNTLQKTPGSKGFQSLVSKSSYSYSLNETQYSEFQTTTKEFGNNPFRSVGLINSQSNNGAMNGVGVQLGYKQFFGKNKFFGIRYYAFFDYNHAYIKSNFFNSASNVFTYGAGSDLLLNFINGGSDKNRKISFGIFGGIALAGTTWLNSQFVNLKTTTSIYNAKINNTNFQFLFNTGLRLQGIHHGVELGVKIPTINTNYYSFMGAKLAFRRLYSVYFNYVLAY; this is encoded by the coding sequence TGAAAAAAACGATTTTACTTTCTCTTATGGTTTCATCGCTCCTTGCTGAAGATGACGGCGTTTTTATGAGCGTGGGCTATCAAATCGGCGAAGCCGCTCAAATGGTGAAAAACACCGGTGAAATCCAAAAAGTCTCCAACGCTTACGAAAATTTGAACAATCTTTTAACCCGCTATAACGAACTCAAGCAAACGGCCTCTAACACCGATTCAAGCACCGCTCAAGCGATTAATAATCTAAAAGAGAGCGCTAACCGATTAAAAACGACCCCCAATAGCGCCAATCAAGCCGTGTCTTCAGCGCTCAGCTCTGCGGTAGCCATGTGGCAAGTGATAGTCTCTAATTTAGCCAATAATTCGCTACCCACTAGTGAATACGAAAAACTCAAAGCAACTTCTCAATTGCTCCAAAATACCCTAGAGAATAAAAATACAGCCAACAATAATACCACGATTGACAATGACGCTTCAAAGCTTTTAGATGACGCTAAAACCATTATTAGCACCCTTCAAAGCCAATGCCCAAAGATAGATGGGGGCAATGGCAAACCATGGGGCATTAATGCAAGCGGGAACGCATGCAATATTTTTGGCAACACATTCAACGCCATCACTAACATGATTGATAGCGCTAAAAAAGCCGCCGAGCAATTTAGAAGAACCGACCCAAGCCAAGGCACAAACCAACCAAACACTTTTACCGACGCTGATTTTAATAAAAACCTTAATGAAGTATCAAGCGTTATTAACGATACGATCTCTTACCTCAAAGGGGAGAATTTAGCAACCATCTATAACACCCTTCAAAAAACGCCCGGTTCTAAAGGGTTTCAAAGTTTGGTGAGCAAGTCTAGCTATAGTTATTCTCTCAACGAAACCCAATATTCTGAATTCCAAACTACCACCAAAGAGTTTGGCAACAACCCTTTTAGAAGCGTGGGATTGATTAATTCTCAAAGCAATAACGGGGCGATGAATGGCGTGGGCGTGCAATTAGGCTATAAGCAATTCTTTGGGAAAAATAAATTTTTTGGGATCCGGTATTATGCCTTTTTTGATTACAACCATGCCTATATCAAATCCAACTTTTTTAACTCCGCTTCTAATGTTTTCACTTATGGCGCAGGCAGTGATCTTTTATTGAATTTCATCAATGGCGGATCCGATAAAAACCGCAAAATCTCTTTTGGCATTTTTGGAGGCATCGCACTAGCAGGCACAACATGGCTTAATTCGCAATTTGTGAATTTAAAAACCACCACTAGCATCTACAACGCTAAAATCAACAACACCAATTTCCAATTCTTATTCAATACCGGTTTAAGGCTTCAAGGGATTCACCATGGCGTGGAATTGGGCGTGAAAATCCCCACCATCAACACGAATTACTATTCTTTCATGGGCGCTAAATTAGCATTCCGAAGGCTTTATAGCGTGTATTTCAATTATGTTTTGGCTTATTGA